In a genomic window of Pedobacter sp. KBS0701:
- a CDS encoding glycoside hydrolase family 43 protein translates to MKELNQKYFKLALLFCLLFTLAKNSFADDHIASHRHLADPATLVYNGRVYLYASNDDDNSDDKDSGYKMKSIVCISSSDMKNWTDHGVVFEAPRDATWANRTWAPSVIARNGKIYLYFGNGGSGIGVATSSSPIGPFKDPLGKKLIDNETPGVQPAKNMWLFDPMTFLDDDGQAYLYFGGNGEDNMRVIKLNEDMISVNGQATSFHVPSFFEASWMHKRNGNYYFSYSSNPKAEMRIDYMMSKSPTTGFVYKGVIGAQPPNNNNNNHHGIFEFKGKWYHAYHNRVVAIKKGIPPVYKRNLAIEELNYNADGTIAQVIYTENGVTQIGVVNPYQRNEAETMQDQNGVMTKNTDDGGMQISAMKNNNWIKIQGVDFGKKGPKDFSAMVSGLLPGTSLEVRVGSLDGKQIAKLVSSGNKSTSLQLRSGKAELIQGKQDLYLLVSGGDTSTAIDVDWWRFQQR, encoded by the coding sequence ATGAAAGAATTAAACCAAAAATACTTTAAACTCGCACTCCTGTTTTGTTTGTTATTCACGTTGGCAAAAAATTCCTTTGCCGATGATCATATTGCCAGCCACCGGCACCTGGCAGATCCGGCTACACTGGTCTACAACGGAAGAGTTTATTTATATGCATCCAACGATGATGACAATTCAGATGATAAGGATAGTGGATATAAAATGAAATCGATTGTTTGTATTTCAAGCAGTGATATGAAAAACTGGACGGATCATGGTGTGGTGTTTGAGGCGCCAAGAGACGCAACCTGGGCCAACAGAACCTGGGCGCCCTCAGTTATCGCCAGAAATGGTAAAATTTATCTTTATTTTGGTAATGGCGGATCTGGGATTGGTGTAGCTACATCCTCCTCTCCAATTGGTCCATTCAAAGATCCATTGGGCAAAAAGTTAATTGACAATGAAACCCCTGGCGTACAACCTGCAAAAAATATGTGGTTATTCGATCCCATGACCTTTTTAGATGATGACGGACAGGCCTATTTATATTTTGGGGGGAATGGTGAAGATAATATGCGGGTAATTAAACTTAATGAAGATATGATCAGCGTAAACGGCCAGGCAACTTCTTTTCATGTACCTTCCTTTTTTGAAGCTTCATGGATGCATAAACGAAATGGAAACTATTATTTCTCCTATTCCTCAAATCCGAAAGCAGAAATGAGGATCGATTATATGATGAGTAAAAGTCCAACCACTGGATTTGTTTACAAAGGCGTTATAGGCGCACAACCACCCAATAACAACAACAATAATCACCATGGCATATTTGAATTTAAAGGAAAGTGGTACCATGCCTATCATAACAGAGTTGTCGCTATTAAAAAAGGTATTCCTCCGGTTTATAAACGAAACCTGGCCATAGAAGAATTGAATTATAATGCTGACGGTACAATCGCCCAGGTGATTTATACCGAAAACGGCGTAACACAAATTGGCGTAGTAAATCCTTATCAACGAAACGAGGCGGAAACCATGCAGGATCAAAACGGGGTTATGACCAAAAATACAGATGATGGTGGGATGCAGATTTCGGCCATGAAAAATAACAACTGGATCAAAATTCAAGGTGTAGACTTTGGAAAAAAAGGTCCAAAAGATTTTAGCGCCATGGTGAGTGGTCTCTTGCCCGGTACGAGCCTGGAAGTTCGCGTAGGCAGTTTAGATGGAAAACAAATTGCAAAACTGGTTTCTTCCGGCAATAAGTCAACCAGCTTACAACTACGCTCTGGAAAAGCCGAACTTATCCAAGGTAAACAAGATTTGTATCTTTTGGTATCCGGCGGTGACACCTCTACTGCAATTGATGTAGACTGGTGGCGTTTTCAGCAGCGTTAA
- a CDS encoding hybrid sensor histidine kinase/response regulator transcription factor: MLKGSAYLSLVLFIYVLFSAVNAVAQPKPQQPELRFTALTSKNGLSSNNVTVIFKDRYGLMWFGTEDGLNKFDGTNFTTYKRQANDSASIQANEVKAIYEDRRGNLWIGTSGGSLALFDRRKNAFINYPASNTPTGFSHSLIRYITSDYLGKIWVATFTGLDVFDPDTKKVSKFPIAAGQFGKLPPAMINILMEDSKHRMWVGTDDGLFLFNRKKTSFTRIGSAADKPVHLAGTMVKSLAEDDNGNIWIGTTSGLSMLKPDGMGFENYKHIPGDPNSLSNNIVQSIALSKNGQLWLGTEDGLNVFDLRTKKVMVYRPNPRNPYSLRGTSVKYVYIDRQGIYWLGLYREGINKFDSNLNLFNLIRSNIFDVYGLNAPVVTAFAHKDNTNIYVATEGGGLSIFNRNTALFHKVDLKKLGLQSPVPLMSLFVSSANKLYVGTFGYGLIVMDSTLTKATSFRKTNNDSGLNSDEIFCTTQDKNGLIWVGTNGGGINVMDSNHKVVFRYTSKVQSPIDRKLPLNNYIRFIKEDRFANIWVGSHGSGVAMISANKTIIKHYNELNSGLQGDVTQAFLEDSKGRIWIGTAGGGLNLLDQKSGKFINFSERNGLANAVVDAIVEDDNHNLWLSTNKGISRFDPKIQKFSNYGIYNGVQNNNFIRGAALKCKDGEIFFGGAEGMNYFNPAGFRKNKNVPSVLFTELKISNNLIEASEDGPITDHISVAKRIDLDYKQNFSLSFVSVNYTAPEQNRYSYKLEGFNKEWIDAGTAKTVSYTNLDPGEYVFHVRASNNDGIGNTAESSIKIIVHPPWWRTIYAYAFYLLAIAGTLLYIRHRGIKNLERKFALVQEKTKIEQQILQDRKEAERLHELDSLKIKFLTNLSHEFRTPLSLILGPVEKLLSQEEGDGKNASLKIVKRNARRLLNLVNQILDFRKIEENELKINNAKGELVAFIADVIESFNDLSERKSISLSFQTQFDSYPTEFDHDKLERVLFNLLSNAFKFTPSGGTITVDLKKNQHNEQKEAVLISVSDTGIGISEEEQQKVFERFFQADTEVSILNQGSGIGLSIIKEFVKIQGGTIDLQSEVGKGTRFTIALPLPLLDHIEKLNLDFSSPEIPFEAQEEALEKSLSETDAEIHTILLVEDNQDLREYLRDNLKSNYRIVEAADGKEGWQKTLANHPEIIVSDISMPNMTGIELCKKIKEDKRTKHIPVILLTALTGEQEQLTGLEIGANDYLTKPFNIDILNVKIKNLLVLNRTLKNTYTKQIKMEAAEILVESHGDKLLKNILKYIEDNINNSQLSVEDLSKNVGMSRGSLYHKVLELTGLSPVEYIRSVKLDKAAALLVKSDLNISQIAYLVGFATPNYFAKSFKLKFGMQPSEYLNLHRKPDNSA; the protein is encoded by the coding sequence ATGCTCAAAGGGTCTGCATATCTGTCGTTGGTTCTATTCATTTACGTGCTTTTTAGTGCTGTAAATGCTGTGGCACAACCGAAACCGCAACAGCCTGAATTGCGTTTCACCGCGCTCACCTCTAAAAATGGATTATCTTCTAATAATGTAACCGTAATTTTCAAAGACAGATATGGCTTGATGTGGTTTGGCACTGAAGACGGATTAAATAAATTTGATGGCACTAACTTCACAACCTACAAACGCCAGGCAAACGATTCTGCGAGTATACAGGCAAATGAGGTTAAGGCAATTTACGAAGATCGACGGGGAAATCTTTGGATTGGTACAAGCGGAGGTTCGCTTGCACTTTTTGATAGGAGAAAAAATGCGTTCATCAACTATCCTGCTTCAAATACCCCAACAGGATTCAGTCACAGCCTGATCAGATATATCACCAGTGATTATTTAGGTAAGATATGGGTGGCAACCTTTACCGGGCTTGATGTTTTTGATCCGGATACCAAAAAGGTTTCCAAGTTTCCAATAGCCGCCGGTCAGTTCGGTAAACTTCCGCCGGCAATGATCAACATCCTGATGGAAGACAGCAAACACAGGATGTGGGTAGGAACGGACGATGGATTATTTCTTTTTAACCGAAAAAAAACTTCTTTTACCAGAATAGGGTCTGCAGCAGATAAACCCGTGCACCTGGCAGGAACTATGGTGAAGTCTTTAGCTGAAGATGATAACGGAAATATCTGGATCGGCACCACTTCTGGACTGAGTATGCTCAAACCGGATGGTATGGGTTTTGAGAATTATAAGCATATTCCGGGTGATCCCAACTCACTCAGCAACAATATTGTTCAAAGCATCGCCTTATCAAAAAATGGTCAATTATGGCTCGGCACCGAAGATGGTCTTAATGTTTTTGATCTCCGTACCAAAAAAGTAATGGTATACCGGCCAAATCCCCGAAACCCTTACAGCCTGCGGGGAACCAGTGTAAAATATGTGTATATAGACAGACAGGGAATATATTGGCTGGGGTTATACCGTGAGGGCATTAATAAGTTTGATAGTAACCTCAACCTTTTCAATCTGATCCGAAGTAATATTTTCGATGTATATGGTTTAAATGCACCTGTGGTTACTGCATTTGCACATAAAGACAACACCAATATATATGTAGCTACTGAAGGGGGCGGATTGAGTATCTTCAACAGAAATACTGCCCTTTTTCATAAAGTAGACCTGAAAAAACTTGGTTTACAATCACCTGTACCCCTGATGTCGCTATTTGTCAGTTCAGCTAATAAACTTTATGTGGGTACCTTTGGCTATGGCCTGATTGTAATGGATTCAACTTTGACAAAAGCGACATCTTTTAGAAAAACAAACAACGATTCCGGCCTTAATTCAGATGAGATTTTTTGCACAACCCAGGATAAAAACGGCTTGATATGGGTGGGTACCAATGGAGGCGGGATCAATGTGATGGATTCAAATCACAAGGTAGTTTTTAGGTATACAAGCAAAGTTCAGTCACCCATAGACCGCAAACTGCCGCTTAATAATTACATCCGTTTTATTAAAGAAGACCGGTTCGCAAATATATGGGTTGGTTCTCATGGCTCAGGAGTGGCCATGATTAGTGCCAATAAGACCATTATCAAACATTATAACGAACTTAATTCCGGCCTCCAGGGTGATGTTACGCAGGCTTTTCTTGAGGATTCCAAGGGGCGGATCTGGATCGGAACGGCAGGTGGGGGCTTAAATTTGCTGGACCAAAAGTCAGGTAAATTTATAAATTTTAGTGAACGGAATGGCCTGGCTAATGCTGTTGTCGACGCCATCGTGGAAGATGACAACCATAATCTTTGGTTAAGTACCAATAAAGGGATTAGCCGTTTTGATCCTAAAATTCAAAAATTCAGCAACTATGGCATATACAATGGGGTTCAGAACAATAACTTTATCAGGGGAGCAGCCCTGAAGTGTAAAGACGGTGAAATATTCTTTGGTGGAGCAGAAGGGATGAATTATTTCAATCCTGCCGGATTCAGAAAAAATAAAAATGTTCCTTCAGTGCTTTTTACCGAGCTAAAGATTTCCAATAATTTAATTGAGGCGAGTGAAGACGGACCTATAACCGACCATATTTCTGTTGCAAAAAGAATTGATCTGGACTATAAGCAAAATTTTTCCCTGAGTTTTGTGAGTGTAAACTACACTGCGCCCGAACAAAACCGTTATAGTTATAAACTCGAAGGTTTTAATAAAGAATGGATTGATGCAGGTACGGCTAAAACCGTTTCCTATACCAATCTCGATCCCGGGGAATATGTTTTCCATGTGCGGGCGAGCAACAATGACGGTATCGGAAACACGGCAGAGTCTTCGATAAAAATAATTGTTCATCCACCGTGGTGGAGAACAATATATGCTTATGCTTTTTACCTGCTCGCTATTGCCGGTACTTTGCTTTACATTCGTCACCGGGGAATCAAAAACCTGGAGAGAAAGTTTGCGCTGGTTCAGGAGAAAACAAAAATTGAGCAGCAAATTTTGCAGGATAGAAAAGAGGCAGAGCGGCTGCATGAACTGGATTCATTAAAGATTAAATTTCTGACCAACCTTAGCCATGAGTTTCGTACGCCGCTTTCACTAATCCTGGGGCCGGTGGAGAAGCTACTTTCACAAGAGGAAGGAGATGGTAAAAATGCTTCTCTTAAAATAGTGAAGCGAAATGCCCGGCGCTTACTTAACCTGGTAAACCAAATCCTTGATTTTCGTAAAATTGAAGAAAATGAGCTCAAGATCAATAATGCGAAAGGTGAACTGGTTGCCTTTATAGCTGATGTAATAGAATCTTTCAATGATTTAAGCGAACGTAAATCCATAAGTCTTTCTTTTCAAACCCAGTTTGATAGCTATCCGACTGAATTTGACCACGACAAACTGGAACGCGTTTTATTTAACCTGCTTTCTAATGCCTTCAAATTTACCCCGTCAGGCGGTACTATTACCGTTGATTTGAAAAAAAATCAGCACAATGAGCAGAAAGAAGCTGTTTTAATAAGCGTTAGCGATACCGGGATTGGCATTAGCGAGGAAGAACAGCAAAAAGTATTTGAAAGATTTTTTCAGGCAGACACCGAAGTTTCTATTCTCAACCAGGGAAGTGGGATTGGACTCTCCATCATTAAAGAATTTGTCAAAATCCAGGGAGGTACTATTGATTTACAAAGCGAGGTTGGGAAAGGTACACGTTTCACGATCGCCCTGCCTTTGCCGCTACTGGACCATATTGAAAAGCTTAATCTGGATTTTTCCAGTCCGGAAATACCATTTGAAGCTCAGGAGGAGGCTTTAGAGAAATCACTGAGCGAAACAGATGCGGAAATCCATACCATCCTTCTGGTAGAAGATAACCAGGACCTCAGAGAATATCTTCGGGATAATTTGAAGTCCAATTATCGTATTGTGGAAGCAGCTGACGGTAAGGAGGGTTGGCAAAAAACATTGGCAAACCACCCGGAAATCATCGTAAGCGATATTAGTATGCCAAATATGACGGGTATTGAATTGTGCAAAAAAATAAAAGAAGATAAAAGGACAAAACATATTCCGGTTATTTTACTAACCGCGCTCACCGGCGAACAGGAACAATTAACGGGGCTCGAAATCGGGGCTAATGACTACCTCACCAAGCCATTTAATATTGATATCCTCAATGTTAAAATCAAAAACCTTTTAGTTCTCAACCGGACCCTTAAAAATACTTATACCAAACAGATCAAGATGGAGGCAGCAGAAATTTTAGTTGAATCCCACGGTGATAAGTTACTCAAGAATATTCTGAAGTATATTGAAGACAATATCAATAATTCACAATTATCTGTTGAGGATTTAAGTAAAAATGTAGGGATGAGCCGGGGCTCGCTTTATCACAAAGTGCTGGAATTAACAGGGCTTTCGCCTGTTGAATATATACGCTCGGTAAAACTCGATAAAGCAGCTGCCTTATTGGTTAAAAGTGATTTAAATATTTCTCAGATTGCCTATCTGGTAGGTTTTGCGACACCAAACTATTTTGCCAAATCATTTAAGTTAAAATTCGGAATGCAACCTTCAGAATATTTAAATCTGCACCGTAAGCCGGACAATTCTGCTTGA
- a CDS encoding glycoside hydrolase family 3 protein, protein MRKHNYFKKLFLAILLCNLCSLVKAQEYPFQDYKLPFEKRVDDLVSRLSLEEKVMQMLNAAPAIPRFKIPAYDWWNETLHGVARTPFKVTVYPQAIAMAATFDPSALYKMADYSALEGRAIYNKALAQGRTNERYLGLTYWTPNINIFRDPRWGRGQETYGEDPYLTGTLGDAFVRGLQGDDPKYLKAAACAKHYAVHSGPEPLRHVFNTTVSDFDLWDTYLPAFEKLVTQSKVAGVMCAYNAFQGQPCCANDLLMTDILRRKWNFKGYVTSDCWAIDDFYKNHKTHPNAASAAADAVFHGTDLDCGTEAYKALITAVKTGIIKEKDIDVSVKRLFMIRFRLGMFDPSSMVKYANTPSSVLENSEHKAHALKMARESMVLLRNESHTLPLKKNLKKIVVLGPNADNSISVLGNYNGIPSKITTVLQGIRDKVGQQTEVVYQQAVSFTNDTLLSYLDLNSEYKIDGAQGFKSEYFSNISLEGSPVLTRTEPRLENSWQEGEKIADKLIANNFSARYSTTFKPTTTGSITFELNADDGYRFIINGKNVIDAWSRNRWGAKTYKLETSKDSVYNLVIEYWQGEGSANVRLRAGSYVRTDFKALVKTHADADAFVFVGGISPQLEGEEMRVDYPGFSGGDRTSIMLPAVQTTLMKSLKDSGKPVVFVMMTGSAIAIPWEAENIPAILNAWYGGQATGEAVADILFGDYSPSGRLPVTFYASDKDLGDFSDYSMKNRTYRYFKGKPLYGFGYGLSYSSFLYEKFVAPAALKAGKGTEVSVRVSNKGTFRSDEVVQLYQLNNQKSIKSAAKALKGFKRISLEPGESKLVKFSLKANDLSYIGQDGSRQFYKGSITLAVGGSQPDELSPKSGNIMKKVIRVN, encoded by the coding sequence ATGAGAAAACACAACTACTTTAAAAAATTATTTCTTGCTATCCTTTTATGCAATTTATGCAGCTTGGTTAAGGCTCAGGAGTATCCTTTTCAAGACTACAAACTTCCATTTGAAAAAAGAGTAGATGATTTGGTTTCAAGGCTTAGCCTGGAAGAAAAGGTGATGCAAATGCTTAATGCTGCACCGGCGATTCCGCGCTTTAAGATTCCTGCCTACGATTGGTGGAATGAAACGTTACACGGAGTGGCGAGAACACCTTTTAAAGTGACCGTTTATCCTCAGGCAATTGCCATGGCTGCAACCTTCGATCCTTCTGCGCTTTATAAAATGGCAGATTATTCGGCTTTAGAAGGAAGGGCTATTTACAATAAGGCACTAGCGCAGGGAAGAACAAATGAACGCTATCTGGGCTTAACCTACTGGACGCCAAACATCAATATCTTTCGGGATCCACGCTGGGGAAGAGGTCAGGAAACCTACGGTGAAGACCCTTATCTGACAGGTACCCTGGGAGATGCTTTTGTAAGGGGTTTGCAGGGTGATGACCCAAAGTACCTTAAGGCTGCCGCTTGTGCGAAGCATTATGCGGTACATAGCGGTCCGGAACCACTTCGACACGTGTTTAATACTACGGTAAGCGATTTTGATCTCTGGGATACCTATTTACCGGCATTTGAAAAGCTGGTTACACAATCTAAAGTTGCGGGTGTAATGTGTGCATATAACGCTTTTCAAGGCCAGCCTTGTTGCGCAAATGATCTTTTAATGACTGACATTCTGCGCAGGAAATGGAACTTTAAGGGCTATGTAACCTCCGACTGCTGGGCCATAGATGACTTTTACAAAAACCATAAAACACATCCAAATGCGGCATCGGCTGCCGCGGATGCAGTTTTTCACGGAACTGACCTGGACTGTGGTACAGAGGCCTATAAGGCTTTGATTACAGCGGTGAAGACAGGAATAATTAAAGAAAAAGACATCGATGTTTCGGTGAAAAGATTGTTCATGATCCGTTTCAGACTGGGTATGTTCGATCCATCCTCGATGGTTAAATATGCCAATACCCCGAGTAGTGTGCTGGAAAATAGCGAGCATAAGGCACATGCACTTAAAATGGCACGAGAATCGATGGTATTACTCAGAAATGAATCACATACGCTGCCTTTAAAAAAGAATCTCAAAAAAATCGTTGTATTGGGTCCTAATGCAGATAACTCAATTTCTGTACTGGGAAACTATAATGGCATTCCTTCCAAGATCACCACTGTTTTACAAGGCATTAGGGATAAAGTTGGTCAGCAGACCGAAGTTGTTTACCAACAGGCTGTTTCTTTCACCAATGATACGCTGTTAAGTTACCTGGATTTAAACAGCGAATACAAAATTGACGGTGCTCAGGGGTTTAAGTCAGAATATTTTAGCAACATTTCACTGGAAGGGAGCCCGGTGTTAACCAGGACAGAGCCCAGACTTGAAAACAGCTGGCAGGAAGGCGAAAAAATTGCCGATAAATTAATCGCTAATAATTTTTCTGCCAGATACAGCACCACATTCAAGCCCACAACCACTGGCTCCATCACCTTCGAATTGAATGCTGATGATGGGTACCGTTTTATCATTAACGGCAAAAATGTAATTGACGCATGGTCGAGAAACCGTTGGGGCGCTAAAACCTATAAATTAGAAACATCAAAAGATTCGGTTTACAATCTGGTTATAGAATACTGGCAGGGCGAGGGAAGTGCAAACGTCCGTTTAAGGGCGGGCTCCTATGTGAGAACTGATTTTAAAGCGCTTGTTAAAACCCATGCAGATGCTGACGCCTTCGTATTTGTCGGTGGGATTTCTCCGCAGCTGGAAGGCGAGGAAATGAGGGTCGATTATCCGGGATTCAGCGGTGGGGACAGGACTTCAATTATGCTCCCTGCGGTTCAGACCACATTAATGAAATCCCTGAAAGATAGTGGTAAGCCAGTTGTTTTTGTCATGATGACCGGTAGCGCTATTGCGATACCATGGGAAGCCGAAAACATTCCGGCTATTCTGAATGCATGGTATGGCGGACAGGCTACTGGTGAAGCAGTAGCGGATATTCTTTTTGGAGACTACAGTCCTTCGGGAAGATTGCCTGTAACCTTTTATGCAAGTGATAAGGACCTTGGGGATTTTAGTGATTATAGCATGAAAAACAGGACTTACCGGTATTTTAAAGGCAAACCGCTTTATGGATTTGGTTACGGGCTTAGCTATTCTTCTTTTTTATATGAAAAATTTGTTGCTCCTGCGGCATTAAAAGCAGGCAAAGGCACAGAAGTATCGGTCAGGGTGAGCAATAAAGGAACGTTTAGAAGTGATGAAGTGGTTCAGTTGTATCAACTTAACAACCAAAAATCCATCAAATCAGCGGCAAAGGCCCTGAAAGGATTCAAACGCATTAGCCTTGAACCGGGAGAAAGTAAACTGGTTAAATTCAGCTTAAAAGCTAATGACCTGTCTTACATCGGTCAGGATGGCTCAAGACAATTTTACAAAGGCAGTATTACATTAGCTGTTGGCGGTAGTCAGCCCGATGAGCTTTCTCCAAAAAGCGGAAATATTATGAAAAAAGTTATCCGGGTAAACTAA
- a CDS encoding endo-1,4-beta-xylanase, giving the protein MHTTKFHIAIFTTAVLAAFSSCGSYNKAKRNNPGLKDYYQSYFNIGVAVSAQTIKGEQGALLLKEFNSVTPENAMKMQPIHPREDVYNWAEADALVNFALSNRLKIRGHTLCWHEQAPAWIFKNSSGGRVDKALLLKRLKDHITNVVGRYKGRVYAWDVVNEVIGDEDDQYLRPSLWTEICGDEFIAKAFEYAHEADPDALLFYNDYNSERPAKRAKIYKMLKKLVDNKVPIDGVGLQGHWSIFEPSDTELRESLKLYASLGLQIQITELDMSIYKWEKNLRAKKPGESDSLTAALEKKQSDRYAKVFSIFREFKKEISSVTFWNLSDRSTWLDQYPVPGRKNYPLLFDKNLQRKKAYRGVVNFSK; this is encoded by the coding sequence ATGCATACAACTAAATTTCATATTGCCATCTTTACTACTGCTGTTTTAGCAGCTTTTTCCAGTTGTGGAAGTTACAACAAGGCTAAGAGAAATAACCCCGGCTTGAAAGATTATTATCAGTCTTACTTCAATATTGGAGTTGCGGTTTCGGCCCAAACCATAAAAGGAGAGCAGGGGGCGCTGCTTTTAAAAGAATTTAACAGTGTAACGCCCGAGAACGCGATGAAAATGCAACCCATTCATCCTCGCGAGGATGTTTATAATTGGGCCGAGGCCGATGCACTGGTTAATTTTGCGCTTAGTAACCGGCTCAAAATAAGGGGACATACTTTGTGCTGGCATGAGCAGGCGCCAGCCTGGATTTTTAAGAATAGTTCAGGAGGACGGGTTGATAAAGCATTGTTGCTTAAACGGCTTAAAGACCATATCACAAACGTTGTGGGAAGGTACAAGGGACGGGTGTACGCCTGGGATGTGGTTAATGAAGTTATTGGTGATGAAGATGATCAATATTTGAGACCTTCATTATGGACAGAGATCTGTGGGGATGAGTTTATAGCCAAGGCGTTCGAATATGCACATGAGGCTGATCCTGATGCATTGCTTTTTTATAATGACTATAACTCGGAACGACCTGCAAAAAGAGCAAAAATCTATAAAATGCTAAAAAAACTGGTTGATAATAAGGTGCCTATTGATGGGGTAGGCTTACAGGGGCATTGGTCTATTTTTGAGCCTAGCGACACCGAGTTAAGGGAATCTTTAAAATTATATGCTTCTCTTGGCTTGCAAATTCAGATTACAGAACTGGATATGTCTATCTATAAATGGGAGAAAAATTTAAGAGCAAAGAAACCCGGTGAGTCCGACAGCCTGACAGCAGCGCTTGAAAAAAAGCAAAGTGATAGGTACGCAAAGGTTTTTTCTATTTTCAGGGAATTTAAAAAGGAGATCAGCAGTGTAACTTTCTGGAATCTTTCAGATCGCTCTACATGGCTTGATCAATATCCGGTACCCGGAAGGAAAAACTATCCACTGCTCTTTGATAAAAATCTGCAAAGAAAAAAAGCTTACCGGGGTGTCGTTAATTTTAGTAAATAA
- a CDS encoding endo-1,4-beta-xylanase yields MRKPNIIPRLAVLLLISGIVFSAYKSQETNAKGLKDHYRKYFPIGVAVTPWDLSGDKRNLILNQFNSITSENAMKMGPIHPMENTYNWKIADSVAAFARINGLKLRGHCLVWHKQTPNWLFKGEDGNMVSKEILLKRLQEHINTVVNRYKKDIYAWDVVNEVIADDSAYFRKSPLYQIAGEDFVEMSFRYAHQADPKAQLFYNDYNTEQPLKRDKIYRMLKGLLAKGVPIHGVGLQGHWSVNNPSRSELEKSIALFSSLGLKVQITELDVSVYSGNQGGRLIKGNASSEVEPFTPEMEEKQLSQYKMIFEVLRKYKANITGVTFWNLSDRYSWLDNRGPKNYPLLFDKNLMPKKAFFEVIKF; encoded by the coding sequence ATGAGAAAACCGAATATCATCCCCCGCCTGGCCGTGTTACTTCTTATTAGCGGAATAGTTTTTAGCGCCTATAAAAGCCAGGAAACTAATGCCAAAGGATTGAAAGACCACTACCGAAAATATTTTCCTATAGGTGTAGCCGTTACGCCATGGGATCTTAGTGGAGATAAACGGAATTTGATTCTCAACCAGTTCAACAGCATCACATCTGAAAATGCAATGAAAATGGGTCCTATTCATCCCATGGAAAATACCTATAACTGGAAAATTGCAGATTCTGTGGCCGCTTTCGCCAGGATTAATGGTTTAAAGTTACGTGGCCATTGCCTGGTGTGGCACAAGCAAACACCAAACTGGTTATTTAAAGGCGAAGATGGAAATATGGTTTCGAAGGAAATTTTATTAAAAAGGCTCCAGGAGCATATCAATACAGTAGTAAACCGGTATAAGAAAGATATTTACGCCTGGGACGTAGTAAATGAAGTCATTGCAGATGATTCCGCTTACTTCAGAAAGTCACCGCTATACCAGATCGCAGGTGAAGATTTTGTAGAAATGTCTTTCAGGTATGCCCACCAGGCAGATCCGAAGGCACAACTTTTTTACAACGATTACAATACCGAACAACCATTAAAACGGGATAAAATTTACAGGATGCTTAAAGGCCTGCTGGCTAAGGGTGTGCCAATACATGGCGTTGGCCTCCAGGGACACTGGTCTGTAAATAATCCAAGTCGTTCTGAACTTGAAAAATCCATTGCACTATTTTCGTCGCTTGGACTTAAAGTTCAAATCACCGAGCTTGATGTATCGGTTTATAGTGGTAACCAGGGCGGACGGTTAATCAAGGGCAACGCAAGCAGCGAGGTTGAACCATTCACTCCGGAAATGGAAGAAAAGCAACTTAGCCAGTATAAAATGATTTTTGAAGTGTTGCGCAAATACAAAGCCAACATTACGGGGGTCACTTTCTGGAATTTATCAGATCGGTACAGCTGGCTGGACAATCGCGGACCTAAGAACTACCCCCTGTTATTTGATAAAAATCTAATGCCTAAAAAAGCATTTTTTGAGGTGATAAAATTCTAA